In Deinococcus psychrotolerans, a genomic segment contains:
- the lpdA gene encoding dihydrolipoyl dehydrogenase, with the protein MTKAMDFDVLIIGAGPGGYHAAIRGAQLGLKVACVEKEYLGGVCLNVGCIPTKALLHAGDELAASKHAAEFGLTFSGTQLDIGKLNKWKDGIVTKLTSGVGGLFKANKVTHLVGEAVFVDAHSIKVGDKTYTASNFIVATGSEPAKLPGLDVDQVSIVDSTGALVIPDPVPARMLCVGGGVIGFEFSHIYNNMGSKVKIIEFLPDVIPGADRGAVAAFRKAMEKQGIEVQTQTKANKAEKQPDGTLKVELEDVKTGEKRSEIYDRVLVSVGRRPRSAGLNLEGLGIAVERGFITVNSKMQTNVPHIYAIGDVAGNPMLAHKAMKEGLVAAEVIAGEPAEMDPVAIPGVVYTSPELAWVGLTEEEALAKGYKIKTGQFPFAASGRAMTLQSTDGFVKMITEEGTDLVLGVHIVGPHASDMLGEASLGLEMAATASDIALTIHAHPTLGESVLEAAEAVHKQAIHIVNR; encoded by the coding sequence ATGACCAAAGCAATGGATTTTGATGTCCTCATTATCGGCGCTGGCCCCGGCGGGTATCACGCGGCGATTCGGGGAGCGCAGCTCGGCCTCAAAGTGGCCTGCGTCGAAAAAGAATACCTGGGCGGAGTGTGCCTCAACGTCGGCTGCATTCCCACCAAAGCGCTGCTGCACGCGGGCGACGAACTGGCCGCCAGCAAGCACGCCGCCGAGTTCGGGCTGACCTTTTCCGGCACCCAACTCGACATCGGCAAGCTCAACAAATGGAAAGACGGCATCGTCACCAAGCTGACCAGCGGGGTGGGCGGGCTGTTCAAGGCCAACAAAGTCACGCACCTTGTCGGCGAAGCGGTGTTCGTGGACGCCCACAGCATCAAGGTGGGCGACAAGACCTACACCGCCAGCAACTTTATCGTCGCCACCGGCTCGGAACCGGCCAAGCTGCCGGGGCTGGACGTCGATCAGGTCAGTATCGTGGACTCCACCGGGGCGCTCGTCATTCCCGACCCGGTTCCGGCCCGGATGCTGTGCGTCGGCGGCGGCGTGATCGGCTTTGAATTCTCCCACATCTACAACAACATGGGCAGCAAAGTCAAAATCATCGAGTTCTTGCCGGACGTGATTCCGGGGGCCGACCGGGGCGCGGTGGCGGCGTTCCGCAAAGCCATGGAAAAGCAGGGCATCGAAGTACAGACCCAGACCAAAGCCAACAAAGCCGAGAAGCAGCCTGACGGCACGCTGAAAGTGGAACTCGAAGACGTCAAGACCGGCGAGAAGCGCAGCGAGATTTATGACCGGGTGCTGGTGTCGGTGGGCCGCCGTCCGCGTAGCGCGGGGCTGAACTTGGAAGGGCTGGGCATCGCCGTTGAGCGCGGGTTTATTACCGTCAACAGCAAGATGCAGACCAACGTGCCGCACATCTACGCCATCGGCGACGTGGCCGGAAACCCGATGCTGGCCCACAAAGCCATGAAGGAGGGCTTGGTGGCGGCCGAAGTCATCGCGGGCGAGCCTGCCGAGATGGACCCGGTGGCCATTCCGGGCGTGGTCTACACCTCGCCGGAACTGGCTTGGGTGGGCCTGACCGAAGAAGAAGCCCTCGCAAAGGGCTACAAAATCAAGACCGGGCAGTTTCCGTTTGCCGCTTCGGGCCGCGCCATGACGCTGCAAAGCACCGACGGCTTCGTCAAGATGATCACTGAGGAAGGCACCGACTTGGTGTTGGGCGTGCATATCGTGGGGCCGCACGCCTCAGACATGCTGGGTGAAGCCAGCCTCGGCCTCGAGATGGCCGCCACCGCCAGCGATATCGCCCTGACCATCCACGCCCACCCGACCTTGGGTGAAAGTGTACTGGAAGCGGCGGAAGCGGTGCATAAGCAGGCCATTCACATCGTCAACCGCTGA
- a CDS encoding MFS transporter, with product MNQPASTRAPGRFNLAALFLSQSLATGATTASTVLASLVMSAMGREAWVGLPSTLVTLGAAASAGAFGALMLRGRRGGLVAAYLLGVVGALVGFWGAWQQQVLVFLLGAALVGMSQGGFQQARYAAAESVAPSRRGFIIGAMMFASVLGSAFSTALSTPLADFASGLHTSAEVVGWLLAALFLLLGAGLTSLWRPPAQVAVQEASPQAASKAAHVPISHPQVWPAALAVAVSQGLMVTLMSLTPLRAHNMGMEHPAIAGLVTIHIAGMYGLGWLTGPLIDRFGVRFGYLAGAALLLLAALSAPAGRLWLAPSMFLLGLGWNLGFLAGSKALTNFRGAQGKVDALAYLTAGVGTLSGGLILNRFGFEPLAWGCAALSALLLISAWYGGLSRPAAAVATDVAAD from the coding sequence ATGAACCAACCTGCATCCACCCGCGCTCCAGGCCGCTTCAACCTTGCGGCGCTGTTTTTGTCGCAGTCGCTGGCGACGGGGGCCACCACTGCCAGCACCGTGCTGGCCTCGCTGGTGATGAGCGCGATGGGCCGAGAGGCTTGGGTGGGGCTGCCCAGCACGCTGGTGACGCTGGGCGCGGCGGCTTCGGCAGGAGCTTTCGGGGCGCTCATGCTGCGCGGCAGGCGCGGAGGATTGGTCGCGGCCTACTTGCTGGGCGTGGTGGGCGCACTGGTGGGCTTTTGGGGCGCGTGGCAGCAGCAGGTCTTGGTGTTTTTGCTGGGCGCGGCGCTGGTCGGCATGTCGCAGGGCGGCTTTCAGCAGGCCCGCTACGCCGCCGCCGAAAGCGTGGCTCCTTCAAGGCGCGGCTTTATTATCGGCGCGATGATGTTCGCCTCGGTGCTGGGGTCGGCCTTTTCCACAGCGCTCAGCACGCCGCTGGCCGATTTTGCCTCTGGCCTGCACACCTCGGCGGAAGTGGTGGGCTGGCTGCTGGCCGCGCTGTTTTTGCTGCTGGGCGCGGGGCTAACCTCGCTGTGGCGGCCCCCCGCTCAGGTGGCGGTGCAGGAAGCCAGTCCGCAGGCCGCCAGCAAAGCCGCCCATGTCCCGATCAGCCACCCGCAAGTCTGGCCTGCCGCGCTGGCGGTGGCGGTGTCGCAGGGCCTGATGGTCACCTTGATGAGCCTAACGCCCCTGCGGGCGCACAACATGGGCATGGAGCATCCAGCCATCGCCGGACTCGTTACCATTCACATCGCCGGAATGTATGGCCTCGGCTGGCTGACTGGCCCGCTGATCGACCGCTTCGGGGTACGCTTCGGCTACCTCGCTGGCGCGGCCCTCTTGCTGCTGGCTGCCCTGAGCGCTCCGGCGGGGCGGCTGTGGCTGGCTCCCAGCATGTTTCTTTTGGGGCTGGGCTGGAATCTGGGCTTTTTGGCAGGCAGCAAAGCGCTGACCAACTTCCGGGGAGCGCAGGGCAAAGTGGACGCGCTGGCTTACCTGACCGCCGGAGTCGGCACCCTCAGCGGCGGGCTGATCCTCAACCGCTTCGGCTTCGAGCCGCTGGCGTGGGGGTGCGCCGCGCTGAGTGCGCTGCTGCTGATCAGCGCTTGGTACGGAGGCCTGAGCCGTCCGGCAGCGGCAGTAGCCACAGATGTGGCCGCAGATTGA
- the yedA gene encoding drug/metabolite exporter YedA, whose protein sequence is MTAAPTSAPATPTPTLLWISLLTVYLVWGSTYFFIKVAIGSLPPLGMLGLRFLVAGAVLYPVLRSRGLPAPTRQGWLWSAVIGTLLLFGGTGLVTLAERSASSSVAAMMIAVSPLFAALFGRIWGEKTGGREWAGIGVGLLGIGLLNLSELHATPLAAFLLLLAPICWTFGSQWSRHLPLPSGLMNSAAQMLIGGLVLLLLSVVSGERWHTPTAASAWALVYLIVFGSLLAYSAYTYLVIHTRPALATSYAYVNPLVAVLIGVGFGGESLRPLGWVALAVIVGGVGLMAWPRKIVKVAEAPA, encoded by the coding sequence ATGACCGCCGCGCCGACTTCCGCTCCTGCCACGCCCACGCCGACCCTGTTGTGGATCTCGCTGCTGACTGTCTATCTGGTGTGGGGCAGCACTTACTTCTTTATCAAAGTGGCCATCGGCTCGCTGCCGCCGCTGGGGATGCTGGGCCTGCGCTTTTTGGTGGCGGGCGCAGTGCTCTATCCGGTTTTGCGTTCGCGCGGTCTGCCCGCTCCCACCCGGCAAGGTTGGCTGTGGAGCGCTGTCATCGGCACGCTGCTGCTGTTCGGCGGCACGGGCCTGGTGACGCTGGCAGAGAGAAGCGCCAGCAGCTCGGTGGCGGCCATGATGATCGCCGTCAGCCCGCTGTTCGCCGCTCTTTTTGGGCGCATCTGGGGCGAGAAGACCGGTGGGCGCGAGTGGGCCGGTATCGGGGTGGGCTTACTCGGCATCGGGCTGCTCAACCTCTCGGAACTCCACGCCACGCCGCTGGCCGCCTTCTTGTTGCTGCTCGCTCCGATCTGCTGGACTTTTGGTAGCCAGTGGTCGCGTCACTTGCCGCTGCCCAGTGGCCTGATGAACAGCGCCGCCCAAATGCTGATCGGCGGGCTGGTGCTTTTGCTGCTCAGCGTCGTGTCGGGCGAGCGCTGGCATACCCCGACGGCGGCGAGTGCTTGGGCCTTGGTGTACTTGATCGTGTTCGGCAGCTTGCTGGCTTACAGCGCTTACACCTATCTGGTGATCCACACCCGCCCGGCGCTGGCAACCAGTTACGCTTATGTCAACCCACTGGTGGCGGTGCTGATCGGCGTCGGATTCGGCGGCGAGAGCCTGCGCCCGCTGGGGTGGGTGGCGCTGGCCGTCATCGTGGGCGGCGTGGGCCTGATGGCCTGGCCGCGCAAAATAGTCAAGGTGGCCGAAGCGCCCGCGTGA
- the rpmH gene encoding 50S ribosomal protein L34, which yields MKRTYQPNTRKRAKTHGFRARMKTTAGRAVLARRRAKGRQQLTVADEK from the coding sequence ATGAAGCGTACCTACCAACCCAACACCCGCAAACGCGCCAAAACCCACGGCTTTCGCGCCCGCATGAAGACCACCGCAGGCCGCGCCGTGCTGGCCCGCCGCCGCGCCAAGGGCCGCCAACAGCTCACCGTTGCCGACGAGAAGTAA
- the rnpA gene encoding ribonuclease P protein component, whose translation MSPSSVTDPAPRPAVALTSLRGEKEFRKVRQHGQVVRHALFTLRVTDYRPRYGEKWLPRAMIGIVVPKKTLKLAVKRNRVRRRVREALRTLPSLPPCRATIYPNEAALKAPFAELQTALNKALSGDFKAKKKKPVPKVPASTQPTRTEAKP comes from the coding sequence ATGTCCCCTTCCAGCGTCACTGACCCGGCCCCGCGCCCAGCAGTGGCGCTGACTTCATTGCGCGGCGAAAAAGAATTCCGCAAAGTTCGCCAGCATGGGCAAGTCGTCCGGCACGCGCTGTTTACCCTGCGCGTCACCGATTATCGCCCGCGCTACGGTGAAAAGTGGTTGCCCCGCGCCATGATTGGCATCGTGGTGCCCAAGAAGACCCTCAAGCTGGCGGTCAAGCGCAACCGCGTGCGCCGCCGCGTGCGCGAGGCGCTGCGAACCTTGCCGAGTTTGCCGCCTTGCCGCGCCACCATCTACCCCAACGAAGCGGCGCTCAAAGCCCCTTTTGCCGAGTTGCAAACGGCGCTGAACAAGGCGTTGTCGGGTGACTTCAAGGCCAAAAAGAAGAAGCCAGTGCCAAAAGTGCCCGCTTCAACCCAGCCAACCCGAACGGAAGCCAAACCGTGA
- the yidD gene encoding membrane protein insertion efficiency factor YidD, translating into MSGASKLMLGAVRGYQRHLSPLKGAPTCRFTPTCSQYAAQAIEKHGALRGAWLATWRIARCQPFNAGGFDPVPEVFPKPRSPVDHPAHSDAATAHPVPLTSVKSDPPASSK; encoded by the coding sequence GTGAGTGGGGCCTCTAAGCTGATGCTCGGGGCGGTGCGCGGCTATCAGCGCCACCTCTCGCCGCTCAAAGGTGCGCCGACTTGCCGCTTTACCCCGACGTGCAGTCAGTACGCCGCGCAGGCCATTGAAAAGCACGGCGCACTGCGGGGCGCTTGGCTGGCGACTTGGCGCATTGCCCGCTGTCAACCCTTCAACGCGGGCGGCTTTGATCCCGTGCCGGAGGTGTTTCCAAAGCCCCGTTCTCCGGTTGACCACCCCGCCCACTCAGATGCCGCAACTGCTCATCCCGTACCGCTGACCTCAGTCAAATCAGACCCGCCCGCTTCTAGCAAATGA
- a CDS encoding YidC/Oxa1 family membrane protein insertase, producing the protein MTKLPRSGARKWLYGTMAAALALVLTGCGVGQPGSFGHVLQSGWIQADVEGNKSVIAQTNLADVVFNYKGEIIGWYIKVNPGSQLIKENDGKYNFDQLKGGLSINLVGGRNGTDNKALLISGRKALQVALPGNTAAPTAQAPVTTSDLKQNRLDATFVYTQGGVTVTKKVTLHPRQFSIQADVNVGGAGAYTLNFPGLATTTDPDVKALATGTALPTTTAGTVASAAYAALQTPISGLFHNSQTAAALIVRPQQGGQGGTPVAGPLNVTTTGGTDANIKVNAAGPLSLDVYGGKNELVHLYQGGYTELPGVFSPNVFGYISLYIAKFMLWLYSFFGNWGLTILVLTVSLRLLIWPLMQSQGRTTAKMQMVQPLMKEVQEKYKDDPAKVQAETMRLYREYDVNPVGCLSMFIPLPILFVLYGTIRNFEFDQGLWWLPDLSIPDPFWILGILYVCANLLQLYVSTRKSPQMFKQQSVMYLFFAYFALTFPAGVTLYWIIGTLIGTGQQFLINKQVESHMSGGLQKVEKKTAPIGSGTTTVNLGKNAKVSTAKVTTAKTVTVEPSGKPSGSSAPTKPSGFRAVLEQAAKQAADQQRQQQEKKKS; encoded by the coding sequence ATGACGAAACTTCCGCGCTCCGGCGCTCGCAAATGGCTTTACGGGACAATGGCAGCCGCGCTGGCCTTGGTGCTGACCGGCTGCGGTGTCGGTCAGCCAGGATCGTTCGGCCATGTGCTCCAGTCGGGCTGGATTCAGGCGGACGTTGAAGGCAACAAGAGCGTAATCGCCCAGACTAACCTCGCTGATGTGGTGTTCAACTACAAAGGTGAAATCATCGGCTGGTACATCAAAGTCAATCCCGGCTCGCAGCTGATCAAGGAAAATGACGGAAAGTACAATTTTGACCAGCTTAAAGGCGGCCTCTCGATCAACTTGGTGGGCGGGCGCAACGGAACCGACAACAAAGCGCTGCTGATTAGTGGACGTAAAGCCTTGCAAGTCGCGCTGCCCGGCAACACCGCCGCGCCCACCGCCCAAGCACCAGTGACCACCAGTGACCTCAAGCAAAACCGCCTTGACGCCACCTTCGTCTATACGCAAGGCGGCGTGACCGTCACCAAAAAAGTGACGCTACATCCGCGCCAGTTCAGCATTCAGGCTGATGTGAACGTGGGCGGCGCGGGGGCCTACACCCTCAACTTTCCGGGTCTGGCCACCACCACCGACCCTGACGTCAAGGCGCTGGCGACCGGCACGGCCCTGCCCACCACCACGGCGGGCACGGTGGCGAGCGCCGCTTACGCCGCGCTGCAAACGCCCATCAGCGGGCTGTTTCACAACTCGCAGACCGCCGCCGCGCTGATCGTTCGCCCGCAGCAGGGTGGGCAGGGCGGCACGCCAGTGGCGGGGCCGCTGAACGTCACCACCACTGGTGGCACGGATGCCAACATCAAGGTCAATGCCGCTGGCCCGCTGTCGCTGGACGTGTACGGTGGCAAGAACGAGCTGGTTCACCTGTATCAGGGCGGCTATACCGAGTTGCCGGGCGTGTTTAGCCCCAACGTGTTTGGCTATATCAGCCTCTACATTGCCAAGTTCATGCTGTGGCTCTACAGCTTTTTCGGCAACTGGGGCCTGACCATCTTGGTGCTGACCGTGTCGCTGAGACTGCTGATCTGGCCCCTGATGCAGTCGCAGGGCCGCACCACCGCCAAGATGCAGATGGTTCAGCCGCTGATGAAGGAAGTGCAGGAAAAGTACAAGGACGACCCGGCCAAAGTGCAGGCTGAAACCATGCGCCTCTACCGCGAATACGATGTCAATCCGGTGGGCTGCCTGAGCATGTTCATTCCGCTGCCGATTTTGTTCGTTTTGTACGGCACCATTCGCAACTTTGAGTTCGATCAGGGCTTATGGTGGCTGCCCGACTTGTCTATTCCCGATCCGTTTTGGATTCTGGGTATCTTGTACGTTTGCGCCAACTTGCTGCAACTTTACGTCTCTACCCGTAAGTCGCCGCAGATGTTCAAGCAGCAATCGGTGATGTACTTGTTCTTCGCTTACTTCGCTTTGACCTTTCCGGCGGGCGTAACCCTCTACTGGATCATCGGTACTTTGATTGGCACCGGCCAGCAGTTCCTGATCAACAAGCAAGTCGAGTCGCATATGTCCGGCGGCCTGCAAAAAGTAGAGAAGAAAACCGCGCCGATTGGTTCTGGCACGACCACAGTCAATCTCGGCAAGAATGCCAAAGTCAGCACCGCTAAAGTGACCACCGCCAAAACCGTCACGGTTGAGCCGAGCGGCAAGCCTTCGGGCAGCAGCGCTCCGACCAAGCCCAGCGGTTTCCGTGCTGTGTTGGAACAGGCCGCCAAACAGGCCGCCGATCAGCAGCGTCAACAGCAGGAAAAGAAAAAGAGCTAA
- a CDS encoding S4 domain-containing protein gives MTAKPFKLQTLIAQAAGGRVVRTAFIEADEIDRRLLHNDEIKSVMAGGFPDARRIVLTLHPAHIPSVDSGVTVYRVTPQTPGWDAQDFSVALRREGLPEEAVGDVREERGGFLVATTGKAAKALAELSALGGREVDIEEVGESAGRGAKVREVVVPSMRIDVVGAKGFGVSRAYFQQGVETGKVRLNGQVARASAEIREGDSLAAEGLGRIDFKRVVNETRRGNYKVELNVEK, from the coding sequence ATGACTGCTAAACCCTTCAAACTTCAAACCCTGATCGCCCAAGCGGCGGGTGGGCGGGTGGTTCGCACCGCCTTTATCGAAGCCGACGAAATTGACCGCCGCCTCCTGCATAACGACGAAATCAAGTCGGTGATGGCCGGCGGCTTTCCCGACGCTCGGCGGATTGTGCTGACCCTGCATCCGGCGCACATTCCTTCGGTGGACAGCGGCGTCACCGTTTACCGCGTCACTCCCCAGACTCCCGGCTGGGACGCGCAGGATTTCAGCGTGGCTCTGCGGCGCGAGGGCCTGCCCGAAGAAGCGGTAGGCGACGTGCGCGAGGAACGTGGCGGCTTTTTGGTGGCCACCACTGGCAAAGCTGCCAAAGCGCTGGCTGAGCTGAGTGCTTTAGGCGGGCGTGAAGTGGACATAGAGGAAGTGGGGGAGAGCGCGGGGCGCGGCGCGAAGGTGCGCGAAGTGGTGGTGCCGTCCATGCGAATTGACGTGGTGGGAGCCAAAGGCTTCGGGGTCAGCCGTGCTTACTTTCAGCAGGGCGTAGAAACCGGAAAAGTGCGCCTGAACGGGCAAGTCGCCCGCGCCAGTGCCGAGATTCGGGAAGGGGATAGCCTCGCCGCTGAAGGACTGGGCCGCATTGACTTTAAGCGCGTGGTCAACGAAACGCGGCGCGGGAATTACAAAGTCGAGTTGAATGTAGAGAAATGA
- a CDS encoding GNAT family N-acetyltransferase — MPEQLTGFFVGWPNPPSPETLLRLLQSSYRVSLACDGQKVVGFANAISDGVLSAYIPLLEVLPDYQGRGVGSELMRRLLAELDHLYMVDVMCDDEVAPFYERLGLRRAGGLIQRNYARQSGQE; from the coding sequence ATGCCCGAACAATTGACGGGCTTTTTTGTGGGCTGGCCCAATCCACCTTCGCCTGAAACATTGCTTCGGCTCCTGCAATCGAGTTACCGCGTAAGCCTCGCTTGTGACGGTCAAAAGGTGGTGGGGTTCGCCAACGCCATCAGTGACGGCGTGCTGAGCGCTTACATTCCGCTGCTTGAAGTCTTGCCCGACTATCAGGGGCGCGGCGTTGGCAGCGAGCTGATGCGGCGGCTTCTGGCTGAGCTGGATCACCTGTACATGGTGGACGTGATGTGTGACGACGAGGTGGCTCCGTTTTATGAGCGCCTCGGCTTGCGGCGGGCTGGTGGACTCATTCAGCGCAACTACGCGCGGCAGTCTGGCCAAGAATGA
- a CDS encoding DUF99 family protein — protein MPAFTHAIGFDDLPFEREWRGDVRVVGTIYAQTTLHGVVSGKVRRDGRNSAAELTRLVDTCLFRPHLHLILLQGVALAGFNVVDAHKLSRDTGLPVMVVARREPDMERIRAALLDKVPGGKRKWRLIEKLGPMEELRSVYVQRVGLSIKDAGVALHHLTLTGNIPEPLRAAHLIAGGIGTGHSRGRA, from the coding sequence GTGCCCGCTTTCACCCACGCCATCGGCTTTGACGACCTGCCCTTTGAGCGCGAGTGGCGCGGCGACGTGCGGGTTGTCGGCACCATCTACGCCCAGACCACGCTGCACGGCGTCGTATCAGGCAAGGTGCGGCGCGACGGGCGCAACAGTGCTGCCGAGTTGACCCGTTTGGTGGACACCTGCCTCTTCCGGCCCCACCTGCATCTGATCTTGCTTCAGGGCGTGGCACTGGCCGGATTCAACGTGGTGGACGCCCACAAGCTCAGCCGCGATACGGGCCTGCCGGTGATGGTGGTGGCCCGCCGCGAGCCGGATATGGAACGTATTCGCGCCGCGCTGCTGGACAAAGTGCCGGGCGGGAAACGCAAATGGCGACTCATTGAAAAGCTGGGGCCGATGGAAGAACTGCGCAGCGTGTATGTGCAGCGCGTGGGCCTCAGCATTAAGGACGCGGGGGTGGCGCTGCACCACCTGACACTGACCGGCAATATCCCCGAACCGCTGCGGGCCGCGCACCTGATCGCGGGCGGGATAGGTACGGGCCATAGTCGCGGGCGGGCGTGA
- a CDS encoding acyl-CoA thioesterase — MTIQQLSEIRVRYAETDAMAVAHHANYPIWFEVGRSELMRTLGVPYSEIEARGLFFMLSSLEVHYRAAARYDDLLTLSTTVEAVQSRAVTFAYTLKCGETLVATGKTHHITTDKNYKIARIPDDILPHLRGS; from the coding sequence ATGACCATCCAGCAACTCAGCGAAATTCGGGTGCGCTACGCCGAAACCGACGCGATGGCGGTGGCGCACCACGCCAATTACCCGATCTGGTTCGAGGTGGGACGCAGCGAACTGATGCGGACATTAGGCGTGCCTTACAGCGAAATCGAAGCGCGGGGGCTGTTCTTTATGCTCTCCAGCTTGGAGGTGCACTACCGCGCCGCCGCCCGCTACGACGACTTGCTGACGCTGAGCACCACCGTGGAGGCGGTGCAGTCGCGGGCCGTGACCTTTGCTTATACCCTCAAATGCGGGGAAACGCTGGTCGCCACCGGCAAGACCCACCACATCACCACCGATAAAAACTACAAGATCGCCCGCATCCCCGACGACATCTTGCCGCACCTGCGCGGGAGTTAG
- the rbfA gene encoding 30S ribosome-binding factor RbfA, protein MKPQQLESQLLRVLSDAIGELSDPRIPMIVTVEAVSLTPDFVQARVYISSMGDMEGLLDALHNARGHLQRQVAHAVKMRRTPLLEFFAADDRKW, encoded by the coding sequence GTGAAGCCCCAACAACTCGAATCCCAGCTCCTCCGGGTGCTGAGCGACGCCATTGGCGAACTCAGCGACCCGCGCATCCCGATGATCGTCACGGTGGAAGCAGTCAGCCTCACGCCGGATTTCGTTCAGGCCCGCGTTTACATTTCGTCTATGGGCGATATGGAAGGTCTACTCGACGCCCTCCACAACGCACGCGGCCATTTGCAGCGCCAAGTCGCCCACGCCGTGAAGATGCGCCGCACTCCCCTGCTGGAATTCTTCGCGGCGGATGACCGGAAGTGGTGA
- a CDS encoding DoxX family protein — MYKTNLGNTPSSLLLAAVFISAGTLHFLRPHIFDSIVPPFVPMPPRTATLISGAAELAGGLGLLHPATRPAARWGLMALLLAVFPANAYMAQNAEEFKPLPAWALWARLPLQPLLAYWVWRAGRR, encoded by the coding sequence ATGTACAAAACGAACCTTGGCAATACTCCTTCCAGCTTGCTGCTGGCGGCTGTCTTTATCTCGGCAGGTACGCTGCACTTTTTGCGCCCCCACATCTTCGATTCCATCGTGCCGCCGTTCGTGCCGATGCCGCCGCGCACCGCCACGCTCATCAGCGGCGCGGCAGAACTGGCGGGCGGTTTGGGACTCCTCCACCCCGCCACCCGCCCCGCCGCCCGCTGGGGGCTAATGGCGCTGCTGCTGGCGGTTTTTCCCGCCAACGCCTATATGGCCCAGAACGCTGAGGAGTTTAAGCCGCTGCCCGCTTGGGCGCTGTGGGCACGCTTGCCGCTTCAACCGCTGCTGGCGTACTGGGTGTGGAGAGCGGGGCGGCGGTAA